The genomic interval ACGTGGTTGGCGACGCCGCCGACGACCAGCGTGCCCGAGAGCGCCGTCAGCAACCCGAGCGTCCCCTCGGTCGGGACGACCGGGACCGCAAGCGCCTCGAAGCTGACCGCGAGCCCCAGCAGGCCGACCGCGAGCAACAGCACCGTCGGGACCGACGGTCGCCGGAGGAGTCGGTCCCCGCGCGCGGCTCTACGCATCGGACCACGCCGCTGGTGCCGGCTGCCCTCGGCCGCCGTCGTCCGCGCCGTCCACGAGACTCATTCGTGCGACAGGAGGCCACGGACCGACTTAGTACTGCTGTTGGAGCCACCGATAGGGTTTTCATCGGCGCCGGGGCAACGTGGGGGCATGCAGCGGGGACTCCGCCACGCCGACCTCCTCGCGGTCGGGGGCTGGCTGGCGCTCGTCGACGTGGTCGTGCTAGTCCCCGCATTGCGCGAGAGTCTGCTCCGGCCGGCGCTCGTGGTCCCGTTCCTGCTCGTCGGGCCGGGCTACGCCGTCGTCTCCGCGCTGTTCCCCGAGCGCGTCGGGACCGACGGCGGACCGCAACTGTCGGGACTCGGACGGCTCGTCCTCGGCTTCGGCGCGAGCGTCGGGGTGGTCCTTGCGGTGGGCTTCCTGCTCGATTTCAGCGTCTTCGGCTTCGCCACGATCCCGGTGCTCGGCGGTGTCACGGTCGTGACACTGGGGGCGCTCGTGCTGGCGGTCGTCCGTCGGAGGCGGGTCGAGTCGCCCGCCGGCGTCTCGTTCGACGCGGCCCGCGAGCGGGGCCGGCGAGCGGTCGGGGAACAGCCCGTCGACATCGTGCTGTCCGTGGCGGTCTGTCTCTCGCTCGCGCTCGCTGTCGCCGCCGTCTCCGGACTCCCCGCGGCCGACCGCTCGCCGTCGGAGGCGTACCTCCTGACACCCGGTTCGGACGGGCCGGCAGCCGAGGAGTACCCTGGGCGACTCACCCGCGGTGAACCGGCGGCGCTCGTCCTCGGCGCCGAGAGCGGCACCGACAGCGCGACGCCGGTCATCGCCGTCGTCACGCTCCAGCGCGTCGCCGTCGCCGACGGGACGGTGACAGTCCGCGAGGAGACGGAACTCCAGCGGCTCACGTTCACCGACCCCGCGGACGGGACCGCCCGCGTCGAACACACGGTGACACCGACGCTGTCGGGCGACCTGCGGCTGACCTACGCGGTGTACTTCGACCGCGAGCCGACGGGCGCCCCCGACCGGCAGGTCCACCTCCAGGTGACCGTCGCCGAACCCTGACGGGACACCGATCCGTACGTTTAAGTCGGTAATCACCGACTACGTGGTATGTACTGGCCCGGGAGTGACGACGCGACCGGCGGGGCGTAGCCGCGACGATGGAGGAGAAGCGCCGCGGGACCGACCCCGTTCGACCGTCCTCCCGGACCGCGGTTCCGAGACGGCTGAACTTCGCGCGGGCCGGCGGGCTCTTGCTGGGGATCGAACTGTTCGGCACCGTCGTCGGCTTCCTGAGCACCGTCTACTTCGCGACCGAACTCGGGGCGGCGCGGCTGGGCGTGTTCTTCCTCTTCGAGGCCGTCCTGAGCACGCTGGCGACGTTCGGCGACTTCGGGATCCGGGGCGCCGTCGAGAAGCGCATCAGCGAGGGGACCGCTCCGCGCCAGATCCTCGGTGCCGCGATCCTGCTGAAAGTCGGGCTCATCGGCGTCCTCGGCGTGGTCGTCGTCCTGTTCCGGGACGTGATCAACGGCTACGTCGGCGCGGACGTTGCACTCTTGCTGGTCGTGACGACGCTGCTGTACGAACTGTCGACGCTTACCGTCCACGTCCTCCGTGCGGAACTCCGGGCCGACGAGACGGCCGTGTTGTACTTCCTGCGGTTGGTCACCTACGTCGTCGTCGCCGTCGTCCTCTTGCAGTTCGGCCTCGGCGTGTGGGCCTTGCTGTACGGCGTCGTCGCGGGCTACGTCGTCCTCCTGGTGGCCGGCGCGACGCGCGTCTCGATCCAGCCCGCCGTCCCCGCCCGAGAACACGTCGCGTCCCTCGTCGACTACGCGAAGTTCAACGGCATCTGGGGGCTGGGCGGGCACATCTACAACACGATGGACCTGCTCGTCATCGGCTTCTTCCTCTCGTCGGCCCACGTCGCCGGCTACGAGTTGGCCTGGCGCGTGACCCTGATGACGGCGGTGGTCGGCGGCGTCGTCGCGAACACCGTCTTCGCCCAGTTGAGCGCCTGGAACGCGAGCGGCGAGGTCGACGCGATCAGGACGACACTGCGCAACGGGACGACGGCCGCGCTGTTTCTGGTCGTCCCCTCTTTCGCCGGCGTCGCGCTCCTCTCCGAGGAACTGCTGGGACTGGTGTTCGGTCCGGAGTACGTCCTCGCGGCGGCCGCGTTCGTCGTCCTGATGGGCGAGAAGGTCGTCGCCGCGGTCAACATCGTCCTCGACGCGGCGGTCCGGGCGGTCGACCGGCCCGACATCGGCGCCGGCGCGACGGTCCTCTCCCTGACCCTGAACGTCGTCCTGAACCTCGTGCTCGTGCCCCGCTACGGGCTGGTCGGCGGCGCCGCGGCGACCGGCCTGGCGATGGCTGTCAACACCGCCGCGCTCTGGTGGTTCCTCCGGCGGATCGTCCCCGTCGAGTTCGCCGCCCGTGATCTGGGGTGGTGTGTCGGCGCCGCCGGCGCGATGGCGGGGACGCTCCTGCTCGTCGGGACGGTCGTGCCGGCGACGACGCTGCCCCGCCTGCTGGGTCTGGTGGCGCTTGGCGGAGTCGTCTATCTCGGCGTCGTCGTGCTCTCACCGTCGCTCCGCGGCAGCGCCCGGAGGGCGCTGGCACAGTTCGGCGAGTGAGCGGTGCCGGGACGGTAAGCCGACCGTACCGGTGGAGACAGCCTTAATCCGCCCGAGGTCGACAGGGAGGTATGCAACGACGGACGCTGCTGAAGGTGGTGGGGGCCGCTGCGGTCGGCCTCGCGGGCTGTTCGGAGTCGGGATCGACCGCGACCGAGACGCCGACTCCGACGCCGACGGTCGGACCGAGCGAGACCCTCGTCGAGATGACCGACTCGCTCAAGTTCGTCCCGGAGACGGTCGAGATCAGCGTCGGCGACACGGTGGTCTGGGAGACGGTCGGGTCGGTCGCTCACAGCGTCACCGCCTACGAGGACGACCTGCCAGCGGGCGCCGACTACTTCGCCTCCGGCGAGTTCGACAGCGAGTCGGCGGCGAGACAGGACTACCCCGTCGGCAGTGTCGGCCCCGACGAGACGTACACGCACACCTTCGAGACGGCTGGGGAGTACCCCTACTTCTGTATCCCCCACGAGTCCGGGATGGTCGGGACCGTCGTCGTCGAGTAATCGGCGCCTAGCCGACCCGTCGTTCCGGGGGCCACCACGGCACCCGGGCGAAGTGCGCGAGCAGGACGAGGAGGCCGACGCCGGCGACGGCCGACTGCACCAGCAGGCTCGTCGTCACTTCGGCCCGGAGCGCGAAGTCGAGAAAGCCCGTGAACTCGTCGTAGGGGTACGGCGGGAGCAGCGGCCACAACAGGAAGGTGAGTTCCTCGGTGCGCCAGTACCACAGCGCGGCGTACGTATCCCCCAGGAGGTGACTCGCGTAGCCGACGGCGAGTGCAGGCCCCAGCTCTCGACGGCCGTATCGGCGGGCGACGACCGCCGCGGCCAGGACGACCGGGACGGCAAAGAGCAGCGAGTGAGCCAGCGACCGGCCCGACGGCAGGAGCTGCACCCACCAGGCCAGTGGCTTGTCGATCACGTCGGGCACCTGCGTCCCGGCCAGCAGCGCAAGCAGTTCTGCGCGCGAGCCGGGACGCCGAGAGAGGAGGAGGACACCCAGAAAGAGGACGTAACCGAACGCGAGGTGGGTCCAGGGGAGCACAGTGGTACCGCGGGGCCGACGACGCTTCAACTCGCCGGCTACGACCGCAACCGCTTGAACGTCGGATGCTCGTTGAGCACGTGCATCAGGATGGCGGCGAAACAGAGCAACAGCCCGCCCAGCGCGAACAGGACGCCCGTCGCGAGCGGGACCGGCGCGAGCTGTCCGCCCTGGAGGAACTGCGTCGTCAGCAGGCTCGTGACGACCACCCCCAGGATCATGCTGACGGTGCCCGGTAGCCCGACGATGAGCAGCGGTCGACCGTACTCGATGGTCCAGGCGATGTTGCGCACCAGATCGAGCCCGTGGCTGAGCGAGCCCTGGGTGCTGCCGTGTTCGACATCGTAGTAGATCGTCGTCGGGACTTCGGTGACGCTGAGGCGGTTCCGGTGGGCGTGATAGAGGATGTCGGTGCTCGCGCCCATGTTCTCGCCGATTGTGTCGTCCTCGGCCAGGGAGCTGATCGCGCGGCGGTTGTACGCCCGATAGCCGCTCTGTGTGTCCCGAATCCAGCCGCTCGGGCGGAGATTGCCGAGACTGACGTTGGTCATGTGGTTGATGACCGCCAGCCCGATCGATCGGACGAACGGGATCCGCGTGTTCGAGCCCGGGACGTACCGACTCCCGATCACGATATCGGCGGCCGACCGCTCCTGGGTGTCGACCAACAGCGGGATGTCCGCCGGGTCGTGTTGGCCGTCGGCGTCGATGACGATGAGATGTGCCACGCCGCGCGTCGCCGCCTCGTCGAACGCGGTCTTGAGCGCGCCGCCGTAGCCGCGGTTTCGCTCGTGGGTGACGACGGTCGCGCCGGCCTCGCGGGCGATGACACCAGTCTCGTCCGTGCTCCCGTCGTCGACGACGAGCACCTCGTCGGCGAACGCCGCGGCCTGTTCGACCACGCGCCCGATGCTCCCGCCCGCGTTGTAGGCCGGGATCGCGACGACGACCGACGGCCCGGTGTCCGCCTCGTTCCAGGCCTCCGGGATGGCGACGACCTCGAAGTCGGCCCGGTCGAGGGCGTTCAGTGTCCGTCCGTAGTCGATCCGCGGGCAGTCACGCGTCTGGAGGACGATCCCGGGGAGCCCGCGCTCTCTGGCAGCCGTCGAGAGCGCGCGGTGAAACACCGCGACCGTCGGGTCGCCGCGGGGCGGCTCGACGACGGTCACGCCCAGCGACCCGACCGCGTCGATGAGCTCCGCGTCGGCCAGCGCGGGCGGGTAGGTCAACAGGACCGGGTGGCCGCGGCGTTTCGCCCGCATGACCGTCCGGTAGACGGCGTCTTCGTTGTGCTCGGCGAGGACGATCCCGATCGCCGGGGCCGCGTGGGCACCGGTGACGGCCCCGTCGAGGTGGACGAGCGGGATCTCGTCACCGCTAGCGTCCGGGAGCGAGAGCCCGAGCGGGACCGTCGAGCCGTCGGCCCGCTCCCACAGGACGACCGGCTCCCGGATCGGCTCCGGCGAGGTGTCGAACTCCGTGACACACTCGATCGTCGCGTCGGGGAGGGTCCCGGAGCCGCCCGTGAGCAGGTAGCCGAGAGTTACCGTCTCACCAGGGCGGAGCGTCCGCTCGACGACGATCCGTCCGTCGCTGTATGTCGGCTGGTCGGCCTGCTCCGGGCCGTGAGCCGGGTCGACGAGAGAGTGGCCCGACGGGACGGAGTCGGTGAGCCGAACCAGCGTGGTGGCGTCTCGCGTCGACTGAATCGTGAGCGAGACGCGCCTGGCGGTGCCGGAGGCGGCGCTGACCGTCTTCGTCGTCGAGATGCCGTCCTGCTTGGTTCGCTGTGTCCCTGCCATTTCCCCACCTGGCCGAGCGTACTGCCTGTATCAATGACCCCAGTGAGCAAGTAACTATCTGTTTCTCGAACCGCGATCGGGTAGGCCCGGCGTACCGAGCCGGCGTGGACAGGTCTGGCCGCCGCTTCGCGCGCGAGCCCAAGGGCCTTTGCCGCGCGGGTGTGACGGGACGGTATGGCAGACGAAGCCATCGACGACGTGGACCGGGCGATCCTCCACGCGCTCCAGGAAGACGCACGCAACATGTCTTCGGGGGACATCGCCGAGCGGACCGGAACGTCGGACAGCACCGTCCGCAAGCGGATCCAGCGGCTCGAATCCGACGGGATGATCAAGGGGTACAGCGCCGATGTCGACTACCAGAAGTCGGGCTACCCGCTGCGGATGTTGCTGTTCTGTACCGCGGCGATCCCCGAACGCGGCGATCTCATCCCGGCGATCCTGGAGATCGACGGCGTCGTCTCCGTCCAGGAACTGGTCACCGGCGAGCAGAACCTCCTGATCACCGTCGTGGGCGAGTCCGACAGCGACATCACCCCGGTCGCACAGGAGTTGTTGAACATGGGCCTGACCGTCGCCGACGAGGTGCTCGTCCGGAGCCACGAGACCAAACCGTTCGGCGAGTTCGGGCCCGAGTGACGACAGTAGCGGCGTCGGAGACAGCGATCGGCGAGACGGTCGCCGCCACAACCACGTCTAGCCCCCCGAACGGTACCGATCCGTTCTTCGTTCGCTGCTGTGCGAGCAGTCTGTGAACGCGTGTCGGCCACCCCTGACCAGGTCCCGCTGCGCGGACGACGACAGTGAGACCACGAGCGACGGCTGTCGCCAGCCGCGAGCACACGCCGACCCAACATCGCCTGCAAAAACATAATGTTCTATAATACCAGTTTCTTCGAACAGATTGATCGAATAGAAATCTTTAATGCACAGTCTGTTCGTCAATACGAGTGAAGTCGACCAGGACCGGTCCCCGGGGCCGCCGGCTCCGGGCAGGTCGCTGTCGACCACAGCCAACGATGACAGAACACGACCACTCGACGACGATTGGACAACTCCCGGAACCGACGGAATCGACGCCGGTCACGCCCCGAGCGCTCACCCGAGCCGTCTGGCTCATGTGGGTGGCGAGTCTGGGCGTCCTAGCCGCGGCCCTCGGGACCGGCGGCGCCTGGGAGTTCGGTGGCGTGGTCGCCGTCGACGGACTGACGGTGTTGCTGTGGGTCGTCGTGACCTTCTTCAGCGGTATCGTCCACAGCTACTCCCGGCGCTACATGGCCGGGAGCAAGGACCTGACGCGGTTTTTCACCCGTGTCTTCGGCTTCACGCTCGCGGTGATGGTGCTCGTCGCCGCCGACCACGTCGCCCTGTTCGGGGTCGCCTGGCTGGCGATGGGGCTGGCGATGGCGTCGCTCATCGGCTACGTCGACGGCTGGCCACAGGCACAGGCCGCGGCGACGCTCGCCCGCCGGTACTTCCTCGCCAGCACCGCTTTGCTGGCGGTCGCGCTGGGCGTGCTGTCCTGGGCGACGGGCGAGACGGCCGTCTCGGAGATCGTGACCGCCGTCGACACCGTCCCGACGGTCCCCTGGGTCGTCGCGGTGGTGGCGCTGGTGGGTGCGGCGATGATCCAGTCGGCACTGGTCCCGTTTCACTCCTGGCTCCTCTCGTCGATGACCGCACCGACGCCCGCGTCGGCGCTGATGCACGCCGGGTTCGTCAACGCCGGCGGCGTCCTGCTGGTCCGGTTCGCGCCCGTCGTCACGCTCGACCCGACCGTCATGCTCGGGATCGCGGTCGTCGGCGCCACGAGCGCGTTACTCGGGAAACTCCTGAAGACCGTCCAGACGGATATCAAGCGGAAACTGGGCTGCTCGACGGTGGGCCAGATGGGCTTTATGCTCCTCCAGGCCGGCCTGGGCTTTTTCGGCGCCGCGATCACGCACCTGATCCTGCACGGGTTCTACAAGGCCTACCAGTTCCTCTCCTCGGGCGAGCAGGTCGAGCAGACCGCGCCCGCGAAGACGGGGACGGCGGCCGACCCCAGCGCCGTCGGCCTGATCGTGACCGCCGTGACCGCCGTCGCCGGCGGCGCGCTGTTCGCGGTCCTCACCGGGAAAGGGACGAGCTTCGACACCGGCCTCCTGCTGGCCGGCCTGGTCTCGCTGACGACCCTGCACGCGACCCGGACCGCCGTCGGCCACCGCGGGCTCCCGACGACGGTCCGGTACGTCGTCGCCCCGCTGGTCTTCCTGGCCGGGATCACCGTCTACGCCGGGGCGTACACCGCCGTCACGGCCGTCCTGGCACCGCTTCCGCTCGGATCGCCCCCGACCGAACTGACCGCCGTCCACGGCGTCCT from Haloarcula pelagica carries:
- a CDS encoding cupredoxin domain-containing protein yields the protein MQRRTLLKVVGAAAVGLAGCSESGSTATETPTPTPTVGPSETLVEMTDSLKFVPETVEISVGDTVVWETVGSVAHSVTAYEDDLPAGADYFASGEFDSESAARQDYPVGSVGPDETYTHTFETAGEYPYFCIPHESGMVGTVVVE
- a CDS encoding glycosyltransferase family 2 protein, whose product is MAGTQRTKQDGISTTKTVSAASGTARRVSLTIQSTRDATTLVRLTDSVPSGHSLVDPAHGPEQADQPTYSDGRIVVERTLRPGETVTLGYLLTGGSGTLPDATIECVTEFDTSPEPIREPVVLWERADGSTVPLGLSLPDASGDEIPLVHLDGAVTGAHAAPAIGIVLAEHNEDAVYRTVMRAKRRGHPVLLTYPPALADAELIDAVGSLGVTVVEPPRGDPTVAVFHRALSTAARERGLPGIVLQTRDCPRIDYGRTLNALDRADFEVVAIPEAWNEADTGPSVVVAIPAYNAGGSIGRVVEQAAAFADEVLVVDDGSTDETGVIAREAGATVVTHERNRGYGGALKTAFDEAATRGVAHLIVIDADGQHDPADIPLLVDTQERSAADIVIGSRYVPGSNTRIPFVRSIGLAVINHMTNVSLGNLRPSGWIRDTQSGYRAYNRRAISSLAEDDTIGENMGASTDILYHAHRNRLSVTEVPTTIYYDVEHGSTQGSLSHGLDLVRNIAWTIEYGRPLLIVGLPGTVSMILGVVVTSLLTTQFLQGGQLAPVPLATGVLFALGGLLLCFAAILMHVLNEHPTFKRLRS
- a CDS encoding Lrp/AsnC family transcriptional regulator, translating into MADEAIDDVDRAILHALQEDARNMSSGDIAERTGTSDSTVRKRIQRLESDGMIKGYSADVDYQKSGYPLRMLLFCTAAIPERGDLIPAILEIDGVVSVQELVTGEQNLLITVVGESDSDITPVAQELLNMGLTVADEVLVRSHETKPFGEFGPE
- a CDS encoding proton-conducting transporter membrane subunit; this encodes MTEHDHSTTIGQLPEPTESTPVTPRALTRAVWLMWVASLGVLAAALGTGGAWEFGGVVAVDGLTVLLWVVVTFFSGIVHSYSRRYMAGSKDLTRFFTRVFGFTLAVMVLVAADHVALFGVAWLAMGLAMASLIGYVDGWPQAQAAATLARRYFLASTALLAVALGVLSWATGETAVSEIVTAVDTVPTVPWVVAVVALVGAAMIQSALVPFHSWLLSSMTAPTPASALMHAGFVNAGGVLLVRFAPVVTLDPTVMLGIAVVGATSALLGKLLKTVQTDIKRKLGCSTVGQMGFMLLQAGLGFFGAAITHLILHGFYKAYQFLSSGEQVEQTAPAKTGTAADPSAVGLIVTAVTAVAGGALFAVLTGKGTSFDTGLLLAGLVSLTTLHATRTAVGHRGLPTTVRYVVAPLVFLAGITVYAGAYTAVTAVLAPLPLGSPPTELTAVHGVLAAAFALAYVAVDTGVYERSTRLYVALVNAAQPAAGTLLTDTEDYNEY
- a CDS encoding lipopolysaccharide biosynthesis protein, yielding MEEKRRGTDPVRPSSRTAVPRRLNFARAGGLLLGIELFGTVVGFLSTVYFATELGAARLGVFFLFEAVLSTLATFGDFGIRGAVEKRISEGTAPRQILGAAILLKVGLIGVLGVVVVLFRDVINGYVGADVALLLVVTTLLYELSTLTVHVLRAELRADETAVLYFLRLVTYVVVAVVLLQFGLGVWALLYGVVAGYVVLLVAGATRVSIQPAVPAREHVASLVDYAKFNGIWGLGGHIYNTMDLLVIGFFLSSAHVAGYELAWRVTLMTAVVGGVVANTVFAQLSAWNASGEVDAIRTTLRNGTTAALFLVVPSFAGVALLSEELLGLVFGPEYVLAAAAFVVLMGEKVVAAVNIVLDAAVRAVDRPDIGAGATVLSLTLNVVLNLVLVPRYGLVGGAAATGLAMAVNTAALWWFLRRIVPVEFAARDLGWCVGAAGAMAGTLLLVGTVVPATTLPRLLGLVALGGVVYLGVVVLSPSLRGSARRALAQFGE
- a CDS encoding metal-dependent hydrolase, with the protein product MLPWTHLAFGYVLFLGVLLLSRRPGSRAELLALLAGTQVPDVIDKPLAWWVQLLPSGRSLAHSLLFAVPVVLAAAVVARRYGRRELGPALAVGYASHLLGDTYAALWYWRTEELTFLLWPLLPPYPYDEFTGFLDFALRAEVTTSLLVQSAVAGVGLLVLLAHFARVPWWPPERRVG
- a CDS encoding DUF1616 domain-containing protein, with protein sequence MQRGLRHADLLAVGGWLALVDVVVLVPALRESLLRPALVVPFLLVGPGYAVVSALFPERVGTDGGPQLSGLGRLVLGFGASVGVVLAVGFLLDFSVFGFATIPVLGGVTVVTLGALVLAVVRRRRVESPAGVSFDAARERGRRAVGEQPVDIVLSVAVCLSLALAVAAVSGLPAADRSPSEAYLLTPGSDGPAAEEYPGRLTRGEPAALVLGAESGTDSATPVIAVVTLQRVAVADGTVTVREETELQRLTFTDPADGTARVEHTVTPTLSGDLRLTYAVYFDREPTGAPDRQVHLQVTVAEP